A single Nicotiana tabacum cultivar K326 chromosome 5, ASM71507v2, whole genome shotgun sequence DNA region contains:
- the LOC107816353 gene encoding putative glutathione S-transferase: protein MSEEVKLLGINGSPASRRVEWALRIKGVEYELIEEDLQNKSPLLLQSNPVHKKIPVLLHNGKPIAESLVIVEYIDETFDGPSILPKDPYDRADARFWAKFLDEKCLPAVWKALWSKGEEQEKDKEEAYEVLKVLDNELKDKKYFGGEKIGFVDIAANFVGFWVGIVEEATGVVLVTSEKFPHFCTWREEYLNCSQVKENMPNREMLLGYFKGRVLAAAAPK from the exons ATGTCTGAAGAAGTAAAGTTGCTGGGCATTAATGGGAGCCCTGCTAGTCGCAGAGTTGAATGGGCTCTAAGGATTAAGGGGGTAGAATATGAGTTGATAGAAGAAGATTTACAGAACAAGAGTCCTCTGCTTCTTCAATCGAATCCTGTTCATAAGAAAATCCCAGTTCTGTTGCATAATGGCAAACCCATTGCTGAGTCACTTGTAATTGTTGAATATATTGATGAGACCTTTGACGGCCCTTCCATTTTGCCTAAAGACCCTTATGACAGAGCAGACGCACGTTTCTGGGCTAAGTTCCTCGATGAGAAG TGCTTGCCAGCAGTGTGGAAAGCCTTGTGGAGCAAAGGAGAGGAACAAGAGAAAGACAAAGAGGAAGCTTATGAGGTACTTAAAGTTCTAGACAATGAACTCAAGGACAAGAAGTATTTTGGGGGAGAAAAAATTGGATTTGTTGACATAGCAGccaattttgtcggattttgggTAGGAATTGTTGAAGAAGCTACTGGAGTAGTGTTAGTGACTAGTGAAAAGTTTCCCCATTTTTGTACGTGGAGAGAGGAGTACCTTAACTGCAGCCAAGTCAAGGAAAATATGCCTAATAGGGAAATGTTGCTTGGTTATTTCAAAGGTCGAGTCCTAGCTGCAGCTGCTCCCAAATGA